In Dermacentor silvarum isolate Dsil-2018 chromosome 10, BIME_Dsil_1.4, whole genome shotgun sequence, the genomic stretch ACTTACGCAGCGCTTCGTGTCCTCTAGGAGGCCATAGTTTGTGTTAGCTGTGCTAGGCTCCTTCTTCGACCGCCACTTCCACCGTGGGCGCTGGACCACCGAAGCATTGACACTGAGGCCACGTTTATAGTTCTGCTTGAATTCCTTGGATGGTGCCCATAACTACGGCTGGTATACAGACTTCCCGTTCCACATGCTCTTTTGTCATTGCTTGATCAGAACAGTGGTATATAAAGGACATATACCCTGTATGAAACTCTTTATGACTACTGCAAATCGTGCGAGTTGAAGCAAAGTGTGACGAAACATAGTGTAGAACACCTCTAAGTTAACGTGAGGGCATACTGCGGTTCTGTGAGGCTGGATATGCACACAGAAACAAGTACATTCGTTCTGAACAATTAACCTTAACGTCACGTGGTAGACTCATGCGTAAACAATTCTAATGTGTGAACTCACTGGTGGAGCGATTTGCCCGAAATGAGAAACTTCATTCGTTGAACTCCTCCAATACACCCTTCACCACATGATCTGGGAATGCAAAAAGAACCTGACTCGTGCTTAAACGATTCTCCTCTTGGAACTGCTTTTGCATGTTAGCATGAAGTTTGGCTGTGCAGTGCTTTGCCCGAAAAGCGAAATGTCACTTTGAACTTCTCGGATAGTGTTCTAGCATTACGCAGGTGCGACGCattggcgcgacgcagcacgtAGATTAAAGCTCCTGCTGGGTACAAGGCACCGCGCTCCATGAAGTTACAAGGCGTCTCGCCACACTGACACGCTGTGCACTGCTAAGCGCCGCTAGTAACGTTGCAGGCGTGGCATTCCTCGGTGGTGTACAAGACGAGACCAACGGGAAACCGTCGGCGTTAGTGAGTTTAGTCAGTGCCCCGttaacttgaaacttgaaacttgaaataTTAGATGAGGCTAGGTTGACATTTACAGCTCGGACCACAGCACGCACACAGCAGCTCAACAGGACCTCCACGATGCGTACATAATGTGCGTGTACACAACGCTCATGCCAACAGCGGAAGGCAGGGCGCTGGCATGGCTCCGCCTCCGAGACGACTGAGCGTAGCGTTGACGGTGCGTTCACTTCGGttggtcatttttttttgcagccaaactCGCACCGCGCCTCTGGAGACCCCGCTAATCCTCTGCACGTACACTTCGGGCATACACGGTCAATCGCGGAACAGCACGACGGCGGCGACAGTGAAGCCGATAGCCTGAATGCGGATCTAGCGTTTGTATTGGAATGAACGGAAACCACCACGAACGGAGTACACGTTGCACCCAAGGAGCCTAGTGTACAGAGAGACGGTAAGGAGCATAAAGATAAAGATTAAAGTTGGTGGTACTTTCCAATAGAGTCGTTTCAAAAGCGCTGTTCCTATTAAATGCGCAAAAAATTCTATGGTTACCGAACAAGAAAACTCTTCGTGGGTCCGTCCGTCCTTCACATAAGACGaccactttcaagatagagccagcagcaatgttttcgccagctgcgtgagaagacgacgacgaacgcgcgagcgaGCAGTGGCAGGATCGCGAGGGGCAGCATGGGAACGCTGACATGATCAGCGGCTTCCATGGAGGAAACAAACTTCCTTCATGGCGGCATcggaggcagctgtggaagacgacgatcacgaacgcgccagcagtggcaagagcgcgtctctgtgaccacgtgacgtgtgcaatcaggcacgcactaggcacacctttagtaagccagaactgttgagcagccgtggcttcgggtGGGAACGTCGTCAGCACACcgggcgccgccacctgcagtagtttgcttgcctcatcagtttaCGTTGCACCGACTtccacagcagttcgtgtcgctgcagcactgtcgcatttaccgtaatggcgccaagacgaccgcagccgctgagcagtgctaggattaccagcagtgttgagtgcgAGCACTCAACGCCACCTCCTTACTACGAAATACTTACGCATCATTCAGCAGACTCCTCGAGGAGATCCTACGTAAATTTTGGCCACGATATCGAGCGGAGTCTCCGCCTGGCGGACACTGGCTGCACCACGCATAGTGTAGATGGcgcgtcgcgtcgtctgctatacATGTTTATGCGCGTACGCGCGGCGTGGTTGTGGCGCCGTCGTAAATACTGgcatgcattttattgcgatagcaattatatggacactccaaagcagatttctgccgtcggcgtcgccgtcgtcgtcgccgtcgccgtgaggttccgtatgacgtcaatggagatgaaatcgtcgccgcgcgatgataagtggttcttgagggaaagggaaaggttggcgctatcttctgcagcccttgagggagcacggctcagcgccagcgccgccgaacgctgtatgtgcgagtgaaagggcgcgagggacgcgcgctttcacggggagtgaacgcacggcggagaacaaacgcgcgttctgtgccgtgcttccttaagggctgcagaagtaggcgtctctttcctcctttacaatcaccatatatgtacagcaaacgcaccttcttctgacgcacgaaaggccgtggggggggggggggaggggagggaagggaggggacgtttagctgcggcaccaagtgcctatttatatcggaggctccggccatagtcaccaacgccgcacgcattttgtgcgaacgcgggcaaaacgccgacggcgtcgacaacagttctgcgtgttgccggtgctgctgcatgtccaagggtatacacctgataaagctactatcattactccgtatagctctctacaaatttgctatcgctattgatgcttcgcctttcaggtgaaactgcaacaactttttttgaCGATATAGAAAATTTGGCCTTGCGTTGTAGTCTTTGTGCCGTAATAAGACAAATGACAGCACGTATCGAGCTCGCGATTTGTGATAGTCTCGCCCTCCGTTCATTACAATCATTTCAATTTTATTGCCGCACTGTGTTTCAAGCAATTTAGCGTCGTTTTACACAATTGAAGTTGTCGCTGCGAGTTCCGAGTGCAGCACTTTAGCGATTCCTTGTTGCGATGTGTGGATCATTCCGCAATCTTTGTGATACTACGAAACACAAACGAGGCGGCGTGAAGATCGCTCAGTAGCAGACAAAAGTAACGTTAAGCACTCATATGATACATCGCCAGGTACACTTCATCTTACGCGTTCAAAAGCAAGACTGTCACTTAATGGATAGTCGAACATCCTTAGCTGTTCTCGAGGGTCCTTCTGTGTGTGGACAGCCCACTATACGCAAAAACAAATTTTGCCTCGTCATTTTTGGCACAGTGGTACTTTGATTCGCTGCTGTGACGCGGAAACAGAAATAGAGTATTACAAGAGGATCATGTGTAACATTCTAGTCGCTATACATAGGGCGTCATAGCACTTAGGTTTAATATTCTGCGTTCTTTAGTATGGCGTTGTTAGGTTGACTGAATGTAGCGGCCGTTATTTGCTGAAATAAATAAGATAACGTaataacgaaataaataaattaacgtAATTAGTTTGGCCGTTACAATTATTTAACCTTTTTCGCATCACTCTTATGATCGCAATCACGAAAGGACGGCTTTGCACTTAAGTGCTACGCTTTTACTTTTAGTGCGATAAAAAAAGGAGGGCTATCCTGCCACTGGCGCTATCAGTCAGTGATGTACCTTGTTTAAGTTAACTATATTGTAACTGACAGACAATCGAAAAATGAATAAAAGGCGGTAATGTATGCGCACAACCTGTTAAACTGAGTCACATTTACAATTCTCGCGGACAACTTTGTGTGGCAATCAAGGGGAAGCTACGGGGGCGGTCATTCTTCACATGTGTTTGTGACTTCATTTGTGCATGCAGAAGCGACGCCAAAGCGACCCGGGCCTGTGGGCGATGACGCATTTCCAGCGACAAGTTCAGAACCCTACCGCGGCTTGACTACAGAGTGAAGAACCGGCCGTTCCTGGTGTGACCCCTCTCGCGAAAACTTGGTCGAGGCTCGAAGAATAACATCGCAAAAGTTAGCcgatccgagataaagctagatggggacgccagcttcgctgtttgccgaGCCTTCGCACCACTTGTGTGAAGctgccccatttttttttttgtactgtggAGGTGTTTCAAAGAATCACGACGAAGCAGGGCGGCTTCGCTGCACCTTCTTCATTTCAGTTCGTATACGTCAGCGTCCATTGTCATTACATGGTCATGAAAAGTATGGCGATTCAgttttgttttacagcgtaagctgttatgggctcattcctatagccgtttcgggtcgcgatgatgccgcagCCGGCGGCTCCCGcctcgtaaccgctatcgctggaaacgcgaaaaaaatacCCGATAACCGCCGGGATCGCACCcgcgcccgctgcgcgggagccagatactctaccactgagccacgcagggggagacgacttgagcctccgccagtatggtggcgccatctaggtaagatgcttGCAAACGcggcgtccgcaggcgcagacggcgatatgcgattcagacgaggcacgcaatcaacgggctcccgagctgccgagcctccgtcagtgtggttgcgccatctagttaaggtgccttgcaaacgcggcgcacgaggcgaacagactgccgcgaagaccctgttgtgcgtggtgcccaaattggagctactcttgagccgctccaccagcttacgctgtgactgtgctgcatgtgccgcgcaagCCTGTGACTTCTTTTGTACAACACTAGAATCGCAACGTGGGAGAAAGAACGGCTGCTACGTACGGCCGCAACAAGAATGGTCGAAAATTGAGATGAAATACTCCCATTAGGGAAGCTATATGCAagcacagcgcttgcatgtaggctccctaactccCATAATGCTTTACAGCGCACCTGGAGGAATCCGTTGGCGTAACGCGTCATCATCTTGAGGCCAGGTCTAGTCGTGTAGAAGCCAGTCCACGTGTGTTTTGGTCGGTCCGTGTACGGCAGGAGGTCGTCTTCGAAACGTGGCCACGAGCGCGACTTGTCGGAGTGGAGGGCCTTCATCGAGAGAAATGACGGTGCGGGTTTCAAAGAACGCTATGAATTGTTGGCATATTTGGTACAGGTTCATCTTTGGAAAAATGGCACAGTACATACGGCATCTCTCCAGATATCGTCTGCTCTtatttgccatttttctttcaTGTCATTTCTACCGAGATGAATTCAAAGGATAGTTTTTTCCTGTGGTGAAGAAAAATAAGCGGCTTTGGCTAATATTGTTAGCTTAAACTGCAATTTACAATGTTAGTGGGATCGGGAAGGAATGTTTTAAATCGAGAACGTCGTTAAACCAGAAACACTGAAAACTTAAGAGCAAAaatgtcctgttttttttttttttttttttttttttttactctgaacAAGTTATCTTCAATAGCGAGCGCTTCTACCGCGTCTTGAGTTCCTTCATAGAAGCGGCAAACGTTAGGTCAATGTGTTCTTCGCCTCAGTTGAAACCAAGCGTAACCACAGTTCACTCTTAATTTTCCCCCCAAACTTCCTTGCTTTGGCATTTTCTAAAAATTAGGTACTGCTGCCACTCTGGTTTAAGAATGAACACATAGACAACGCTGCCTCTGAGTTTAAGACAGTGCCATGAGACACAGAGCGCTTTATACGAGTATTTGTAACACCGATATCGTAACCATATTGCTTGTTTCAAGGCATCGCGTCTCCTTAATTTTTACCGCCGCCTATACACAGCGACACGCACGCCTTGTGGTGCGAGCGGGGCTCGTACCTCCAGGAAGCAGGCGGGCGTCGAGTACATGACGTTGACGGGCTTGAGCTCGTTTCCCCGGAACAACCACCGCATAAGGTTCATCGGCCAGCGCCCCACACGGTTCGCGCGGCTCAGCAGGGTGTCCGCGTCCCGATAGTGCTCGACCGCGTTGGTCCAGGTCAGGTCGTCGCCCATCATGAGGGGAACCGTTTTACCgccgtactctttctcctgcgtAAATTGAACGTCGTGTTCCGTACAGAGGTCGCCCCAGCCAATCGTGCACCGAGATTTAAAGGTAGACGGATCGTCATACGCGAATAAGGCCGAGTGAACGTTGTTCGGACTCCAGCTGACATGCCGCCGGTCTCTGGTTTGTTGCCCGACATCTAATGAGTTAATTAAAATCTTTTTAATTGTTGTTCTAATCATCACTATGTCCGTTAGGGACATACTGACGAGGACATACGGAAATAAGCATGCGGCGTGTGTTTATTTGTTTATATGTTCCGGTGGAGAGAAAAAGCTcaacaaggctgattcttgggctagttggtacggtttCCTCATATTGGCTAAGCCTATAGCGCAAGAACAAGGGTATTGACGTGCGCATGCGTAGACTCGTAGAGTGTGATCTATCTTTTGTTTTTGGTATCCTTCATACCTACTTCGCAATATATTTGCCTCTGTGTTTCAATAAACGTCAGTTGAAAGTTAAcgctgtcctgtgtctctgtgacgtccctgtctttttttgaattgcgctataggcttagccaatatgaggagagaagagagaaaaagcccccgaaatatattaaaaaaagaattaCATGTCATCGCGCATGTGAGAACGTGCTTATGCACATGGAATAGCAGTGCTATCGAACAGTCTCTCAGGGAAAGCAAGCCGCTCATCAGGTTCATTGCTCAGGATAGCAAATTTTTTAATGATGACACAGTAATCATGAACAGCTCGCGGTCCCACAGAGACTGCTTGATGGCGCATGGTCgcgtatttttttaatgtttcgtgGGCTTTCTCTCTTCGCCGGAAAAGAATAAACACGCGATGTGCACCTTGCCGGACACATATCATTTTCACGTCTGTTACGATTATCTACCACTCCCTAATTGACACATTGACGATTGGAACAATTAAAGTTAGATAATTGCATCTAAATAACTAATTAGATGTCAGGAAATAACAAATGACTAGCATTTTCTGAACGGAATTCCGACAAAATGTGTTTGGCCTCATTCGCGCAAAACGATCCGTACTTTTTAAAATCTCGGGGTATGATAGCCGGGACAGCCTGTATATAAGGAAAGTCGCCACAGCATTATCAAATATGTTTAGGATCGGAAGCATTGTTTATAAAAGTTCTATGCGAGAAGAGGTTCCTTGTGCGAGGTTCTACCGGGACAGTGCATTTGATTCAACGCTTCGTTTACTAGGTGTGCGAAGCATTTGAGAACGTACTGTACACACTCGAGTAATAGCCACACTTGTGTAAAAGCCACACCCTCAACTTCGCAACACATAATTCctaggaaaagagagagagagaaaaggtcgACGCAGCTTGTCTCCTATTTGATTGCGAGCGTGAGGAGTATGGAGTTTTCGAACACTGTGGCGAAAAGCTTTAAGGTAACATGCGTATGTAATGTCATGGATGGCATGGGAGACAAATGTGTCTATGAATGTGTTGCCTAACCGAGCCTGGGCAGGGGTGACAATGAGAGTGCTGAGGAATAGATGGACACCAGCTGCGTAATATCCATCTGTGAACAAATAAGTGCGTTAGGAAAACAACCACGTTCACTATTTTAGGAACAAAAAATCATGGCGATTACCCACGGCCAGGAATTTCGAACCGAAATTGGACACCCGTGCAGGAGCTGTGCCTCCTCAAGATCATCAAAAAGAAGCGTGGCTTTTACGTGCGTATATACGGTAATTACGACTACGGGACAGCAATTACATTTCAGAGAAGATTAGCTATAGTATATTAGTTCCGAAATTTTTGTGTTTTTATTTATCaacgttttcgatgtttgttAAAATAGAAACAACTTCAGCCTGAATAAATGACTGAATACGGCTTCAAAAAAGCTGTAAAAAGCTTCGAAAAAAAGTACTTCCACTTTAGCGGCTTT encodes the following:
- the LOC119431555 gene encoding lysosomal alpha-mannosidase-like; amino-acid sequence: MMGDDLTWTNAVEHYRDADTLLSRANRVGRWPMNLMRWLFRGNELKPVNVMYSTPACFLEALHSDKSRSWPRFEDDLLPYTDRPKHTWTGFYTTRPGLKMMTRYANGFLQIMW